The Thermofilaceae archaeon genomic sequence TCGAGAGATGGGAAGTGGCTTGAGCTGTCTGCCGGGTTTAGAAGCTGCATCTTGCTGTTGAAGCGGTCGGGGGTTGAAACGTTGCTGCGGATGCGGGTGGGGCTGCTGCTAGTCCTAATGGGATCGACGAGAGGGGGGCGAATCTCGTACTGGAGGTTGAGGGGGGTGGTTCGACCGGGGTTCTCTGCTGGGGGCTTTGGGCGGGGGTGTGGTTCTGCTTGGGGGTTGGTGAGGTTAGCTTCACCGGGCTGGGGGGAGCGGTGCTGCGGCTTCCGCGGTTTGGATGGCGTAGAGTCTCGCGTAGTGGCCGTTGCGCTTGAGGAGTTCCTCGTGGGTCCCTTCTTCCACGACTCTGCCGTCGTCGAGGACGATGATGTGGTTGGCTCTGACGATTGTCTGCAGCCTGTGCGCGATGACTATGGTGGTTCTGCCCTTGGTGAGCTTCTCCAGGGCTTCCTGCAGCCTGGCCTCGGTGTGGGGGTCTACGCTGCTCGTCGCCTCGTCGAGGATCAGGATCCTCGGGTTGGCGATGAAGACCCGCAGGAACGAGACGAGCTGGCGCTGGCCGACCGACAGGTTCTTCCCGCCCTCGAGCACGGGCGTGTCGAGGCCCTGGGGCAGGCTCCTCAGGATGTCCTCGAGCCCGAGCGCTTTGACGGCCTTCTCCACGTCCTCTCTCGTGGCCCTAGGGTTGGCCAGCAGGATGTTGTCGAGCACGGTTCCGGAGATGAGGAAGGGCTCCTGGGGGATCATCAGTACCGCGCTCCGCAGGGCGCTCAGCCTGTACCTCGATACGTTCACGCCGTCGATGAGGATTTCGCCGCTCCAGGGCTCGTAGAACCTCATCAGCAGGTTCACGATCGTCGTCTTCCCGGCGCCCGTGTGGCCCACCAGCGCTGCGAACTCGCCCGGCTTTACGCGGAAGCTCACGTTCTTCAGGACCGGCTGCCCCTCCTTGTAGCCGAACACGACGTTCCTGAACTCGATCTCGCCCAGCGTGGGCGGCTCCTCGACGTCCCCGCCCTCCCGCTCGGGCGGCCACTCCTCCAGGAAGATGAAGACCCTCTCCGCCGCGGCCATGACGGACTGGAGCGTGGTGAGGAACATGACGAGCATCCTGAGGGGCCTGAAGAAGCTGCTGAGGTAGCCGTAGAAGGAGACGAGCGTCCCGATCGTGGCCACCCCGGCCATCACGAGGTGCCCGCCGTAGACGATGATCAGCACGGTGCCGAGCGCCTCGATCACCGCCATCGCGATGTTCATGGACGATGTGGCGGCCGCGGCCTGCACGTTGGCCCTCAGGTTCTCCTCGTTGATCCTCCTGAACTCCTCGATGTTCCTGCTCCTCCTGTAGGAGAAGGCTTGGACGACGGCGGCGCCCGCGACGTCCTGGGAGATCCTGCTCGTCACCTCGGCGATCTTCCTCCTCGTCTCCCTGTAGGCGCGCCTCGCCCTCCTCAGCACGACGGCGTTGGCGGCGGCGACGAGGGGGATCATCGCGTAGGCGACGAGGCTGAGGTGGGGGCTGAGGGCCCACATCATCAGGGCGGCGCCACCGATCGTGATGAAGTCGGCCACGACGTTGATGAGCCCCGCTGCGGCCGCGAAGCCGATGGTATCGACGTCGTTGGTGATCCTAGACACGATCCTCCCGACGGGCTCCTCGGCGACCGCCGCCAGGCTGACGCGGTGGAGGTGCTGGTACATCCGGTTCCTCAGGTCGTAGGTGATCCTGTTCGCTAGGTACGATGAGGAGTAGTCGCCCACGAAGCCGGCGACGAGGCCGGCCGCGGTCAACCCTAGGAATACGAGGCTCCAGTGCGCCAGCGCGCCCAGGTTTGCCGCGACCGCGCTGTCGACGAGGAACTTCATAACGAAGGGCGTGAGGATGGAGGTGGCGATCCTGGCCACCACGGAGGCGGCGAGCAGAGCGAAGTACAGCTTGTAGGCGAGCGACAGCTTGACCAGCTTGGCGATGAGCACCCTGTCCGGGTACTTCCTCGCCGCCTTCTCCTCGTCCAGCCGCATGAAGAAGAAGGGTGGGGGTCCTCCCATCCTACCTCACCTGCGCCGCAGCCTCCCTGGCTAGGCTCCCGTAGAGCCTCGCGTAGTGGCCGTTGCGC encodes the following:
- a CDS encoding ABC transporter ATP-binding protein is translated as MGGPPPFFFMRLDEEKAARKYPDRVLIAKLVKLSLAYKLYFALLAASVVARIATSILTPFVMKFLVDSAVAANLGALAHWSLVFLGLTAAGLVAGFVGDYSSSYLANRITYDLRNRMYQHLHRVSLAAVAEEPVGRIVSRITNDVDTIGFAAAAGLINVVADFITIGGAALMMWALSPHLSLVAYAMIPLVAAANAVVLRRARRAYRETRRKIAEVTSRISQDVAGAAVVQAFSYRRSRNIEEFRRINEENLRANVQAAAATSSMNIAMAVIEALGTVLIIVYGGHLVMAGVATIGTLVSFYGYLSSFFRPLRMLVMFLTTLQSVMAAAERVFIFLEEWPPEREGGDVEEPPTLGEIEFRNVVFGYKEGQPVLKNVSFRVKPGEFAALVGHTGAGKTTIVNLLMRFYEPWSGEILIDGVNVSRYRLSALRSAVLMIPQEPFLISGTVLDNILLANPRATREDVEKAVKALGLEDILRSLPQGLDTPVLEGGKNLSVGQRQLVSFLRVFIANPRILILDEATSSVDPHTEARLQEALEKLTKGRTTIVIAHRLQTIVRANHIIVLDDGRVVEEGTHEELLKRNGHYARLYAIQTAEAAAPLPPAR